One genomic window of Halorhabdus sp. CBA1104 includes the following:
- a CDS encoding DEAD/DEAH box helicase, producing MSEGEAAFTHLGEAVREALSARGFTTPTEPQRRAIPPLAAGEDALVIAPTGSGKTETAMLPVFDALAADPPEGIGALYVTPLRALNRDMRDRLEWWGETLEIEVDIRHGDTSDYRRQQQAENPPDVLVTTPETLQAILTGEKLRLALESVGHVVIDEVHELAAAKRGAQLAIGLERLRELAGPFQRIGLSATVGDPEEVGRFLTGDRGCEIVEVGAGSTLEIDVVQPTVKDGDEEIAGQLVTDPDVASHVRTIDELIATHDSTLVFVNTRQTAEALGSRLKEYGTDLGIHHGSLATDARVEVEDQFKAGELDGLLCTSSMELGIDVGRVDHVVQYNSPRQVSRLLQRVGRAGHRRDRTSKGTVVTTGPDETFEALAIARQAQAGEVEPAQIHHGSRDTVANQIAGIVMDLGEVDARRAYEIVTRAYPFADISEPVFREIVRELAENRVVWLEADDDELSKRRGTWQYFYHNLSMIPDEATYDVEDGASGKQVGTLDERFVVNFAAPGEVFVQRGEMWRITEIDEEEDVVNVTPIEDPAGEVPAWTGQEIPVPYDVAQEVAEIRTVAAEQLRAGGDRASVARHLAGRYDADSETLEAALKQVDDHEGPVPGPNRIVVEFEGRDVVVNAPFGHKVNETLGRLLSALLGQRTGSSVGLDVDPSRISLEVPRNVTAGDAVDILESTAPEHVEGLIELSLKNADALKFRLAQVAAKFGSLKRWRGRGSQRFGRDRLLDALEDTPMYDEALRELIHEKLAIERTGDVLAAIQKGDIDVETVGGRTAIGLGGRSGGTELLAPENADASVIETLKDRIQDDRVILFCVHCESYRRTKPVKRVRDQPHCPECDSTRIAALNPWDEETIAAVRATDKDDEQEKRTKRGYQAADLVQSHGKQAVIALAGRGVGPTNAARIINKLRENEAEFYRDILEREREYARTRSFWE from the coding sequence ATGAGCGAGGGCGAGGCCGCGTTCACCCACCTCGGCGAGGCCGTCCGGGAGGCGCTCTCTGCACGGGGATTCACGACGCCGACCGAGCCACAGCGCCGCGCGATTCCGCCCCTGGCGGCCGGCGAGGACGCGCTGGTGATCGCCCCGACCGGGAGTGGCAAGACCGAGACCGCGATGTTGCCGGTCTTCGACGCACTCGCGGCGGATCCACCCGAAGGGATCGGCGCACTGTACGTGACACCGCTGCGCGCACTGAATCGCGACATGCGCGATCGCTTAGAGTGGTGGGGCGAGACCCTTGAGATAGAAGTCGACATCCGTCACGGCGACACCTCCGACTACCGCCGCCAACAGCAAGCCGAGAATCCACCGGACGTGCTCGTGACGACCCCCGAGACGCTGCAGGCAATCCTCACGGGGGAGAAACTCCGGCTCGCGCTCGAATCCGTCGGCCACGTCGTCATCGACGAGGTGCACGAACTTGCCGCCGCAAAACGCGGGGCGCAGTTGGCAATCGGCCTCGAACGCCTCCGGGAACTGGCTGGCCCGTTCCAGCGGATCGGCCTCTCGGCGACGGTCGGTGATCCCGAGGAAGTCGGCCGGTTTCTCACCGGCGATCGGGGCTGTGAGATCGTCGAGGTAGGGGCCGGGAGTACCCTCGAAATCGACGTCGTCCAGCCGACCGTCAAAGACGGCGACGAGGAGATCGCCGGCCAACTCGTCACCGACCCCGACGTCGCGAGTCACGTCCGGACGATCGACGAACTGATCGCAACCCACGACTCGACGCTGGTGTTCGTCAACACGCGACAGACTGCCGAGGCGCTGGGATCGCGACTCAAGGAGTACGGCACCGACCTGGGTATCCACCACGGCTCGCTCGCGACTGACGCCCGCGTCGAGGTCGAAGACCAGTTCAAGGCCGGCGAGTTGGACGGGCTGCTCTGTACCTCCTCGATGGAGCTGGGCATCGACGTGGGCCGGGTCGATCACGTCGTCCAGTACAACAGCCCCCGACAGGTCTCCCGCCTGCTCCAGCGGGTGGGACGGGCGGGCCACCGCCGGGATCGAACCTCGAAGGGGACGGTCGTCACGACTGGCCCGGACGAGACCTTCGAGGCGCTGGCGATCGCCCGCCAGGCCCAGGCCGGCGAGGTCGAACCCGCCCAGATCCACCACGGGAGCCGCGATACGGTCGCCAACCAGATCGCCGGGATCGTCATGGATCTCGGGGAGGTCGACGCCAGACGCGCCTACGAGATCGTCACGCGGGCCTACCCCTTCGCCGACATTTCCGAACCGGTGTTCCGGGAGATCGTCCGCGAACTCGCGGAGAATCGGGTCGTCTGGCTCGAAGCGGACGACGACGAACTCTCGAAACGACGGGGCACCTGGCAGTACTTCTATCACAACCTCTCGATGATCCCCGACGAGGCGACCTACGACGTCGAAGACGGAGCCAGCGGCAAGCAAGTCGGGACGCTTGACGAACGGTTCGTCGTCAACTTCGCCGCGCCGGGAGAAGTGTTCGTCCAGCGCGGCGAGATGTGGCGCATCACCGAGATCGACGAGGAGGAAGACGTCGTCAACGTCACGCCCATCGAGGATCCCGCCGGCGAGGTCCCCGCATGGACCGGCCAGGAGATCCCCGTCCCCTACGATGTCGCCCAGGAAGTCGCCGAAATCCGGACGGTCGCGGCCGAGCAACTCCGGGCCGGCGGCGATCGGGCGTCGGTAGCGCGCCACCTCGCCGGGCGATACGACGCCGACAGCGAGACCCTCGAAGCCGCCCTCAAGCAAGTCGACGATCACGAAGGGCCGGTGCCGGGACCAAACCGAATCGTCGTCGAGTTCGAGGGCCGAGACGTCGTGGTCAACGCACCATTCGGCCACAAGGTCAACGAGACGCTGGGGCGGCTACTGTCGGCACTCCTGGGCCAGCGGACGGGATCGTCCGTCGGCCTCGACGTCGATCCCTCTCGGATCAGCCTGGAAGTGCCCCGGAACGTCACCGCCGGCGATGCGGTCGACATTCTGGAATCGACTGCGCCCGAACACGTCGAGGGGTTGATCGAACTCAGCCTGAAGAACGCCGACGCCCTGAAGTTCCGGCTCGCACAGGTCGCGGCGAAGTTCGGCTCGCTCAAACGCTGGCGCGGACGGGGCAGCCAGCGGTTCGGTCGCGACCGCCTGCTCGATGCCCTCGAAGACACACCGATGTACGACGAGGCCCTCCGGGAGTTGATCCACGAGAAACTCGCGATCGAGCGGACGGGTGACGTCCTCGCCGCGATCCAGAAAGGCGATATCGACGTCGAGACCGTCGGCGGCCGAACGGCGATCGGGCTGGGCGGTCGCTCGGGTGGCACCGAACTGCTCGCCCCCGAGAACGCCGACGCCAGCGTCATCGAGACCCTGAAAGACCGCATCCAGGACGATCGCGTGATCCTCTTTTGTGTCCACTGTGAGTCCTATCGGCGGACCAAACCCGTCAAACGCGTCCGCGACCAACCGCACTGTCCGGAGTGTGACTCGACACGGATCGCCGCACTCAATCCCTGGGACGAGGAGACCATCGCGGCGGTGCGGGCAACGGACAAGGACGACGAACAGGAAAAGCGGACCAAACGCGGCTATCAGGCGGCCGATCTGGTCCAGAGCCACGGCAAACAGGCGGTGATCGCCCTGGCCGGACGCGGCGTCGGGCCGACCAACGCCGCCCGCATCATCAACAAACTCCGGGAAAACGAGGCCGAATTCTACCGGGATATTCTCGAACGCGAGCGCGAGTACGCCCGAACGCGGTCGTTCTGGGAGTGA
- a CDS encoding Gfo/Idh/MocA family protein yields the protein MTVRVGFLGYRFMGRAHANALARLPLFFPEAPAVERSVLIGRDEDGLSEAVDRLGFDRYVTDWAAAIDEIDVLYNLGPNNLHAAPSIAALEEDVDVFCEKPLAHTLDAAEEMAAAARASNATTGIAFNYRFVPAIQLARELIDRGELGEIYHVRARYLQDGLADPEAAWSWRNDESVAGSGALGDLGAHSIDLAQFLLADRVERVSGHLRTFVDERPVPDEAGRADDSGTETRPVTVDDAFSAQATFAGGAMGTFEASRMATGHDNSNVIEVNGSKGSLRFDLERLNELDVRRPDGRGFETVLVTEEDDPYGDRWWPAGHVLGWEHTFVHENYEFLSAVASGDGYAPDFSDGLAVQRVLAAIEKSDASESWVTV from the coding sequence ATGACCGTCCGCGTCGGGTTCCTCGGCTACCGGTTCATGGGCCGGGCACACGCGAATGCACTCGCTCGGCTGCCGCTGTTCTTCCCGGAAGCGCCCGCGGTCGAACGGAGCGTCCTGATCGGCCGCGACGAGGATGGACTGTCCGAGGCGGTCGATCGGCTGGGCTTTGACCGATACGTCACCGACTGGGCGGCGGCGATCGACGAGATCGACGTGCTGTACAACCTCGGTCCGAACAACCTCCACGCCGCGCCCTCGATCGCTGCCCTCGAAGAGGACGTCGACGTCTTCTGTGAGAAACCACTCGCTCACACCCTCGACGCGGCCGAGGAGATGGCGGCGGCCGCCCGAGCGAGCAACGCGACGACAGGGATCGCGTTCAACTACCGGTTCGTCCCGGCGATCCAGCTCGCTCGCGAGTTGATCGACCGGGGCGAACTGGGCGAGATCTATCACGTTCGCGCTCGGTACCTACAGGACGGGCTGGCCGATCCCGAGGCGGCCTGGAGCTGGCGCAACGACGAGTCGGTCGCCGGATCGGGCGCGCTCGGGGATCTCGGTGCCCACTCGATCGATCTCGCGCAGTTCCTGCTCGCCGATCGCGTCGAACGCGTCTCGGGCCACCTGCGCACGTTCGTCGACGAGCGGCCGGTCCCGGATGAAGCGGGCAGGGCCGACGACAGCGGGACCGAGACGCGCCCGGTCACCGTCGACGATGCTTTCAGCGCCCAGGCGACTTTCGCGGGCGGCGCGATGGGGACCTTCGAGGCCTCGCGGATGGCGACGGGCCACGACAACAGCAACGTGATCGAAGTCAACGGCTCGAAGGGGTCCCTTCGGTTCGACCTCGAACGGCTCAACGAGCTGGACGTCAGACGGCCGGACGGCCGCGGCTTCGAGACGGTTCTGGTGACCGAAGAGGACGACCCGTACGGCGACCGCTGGTGGCCGGCCGGTCACGTCCTGGGCTGGGAACACACGTTCGTCCACGAAAACTACGAGTTCCTCAGCGCCGTCGCGTCGGGAGATGGCTACGCCCCGGACTTTTCGGACGGCCTGGCGGTCCAGCGTGTGCTGGCGGCCATCGAGAAGAGCGACGCGTCGGAATCGTGGGTGACGGTTTGA
- a CDS encoding Rpp14/Pop5 family protein, protein MNPLPKHVRQRWRYLAVELEGWPDLAIDRRTLQRELWFAAQNLLGDVGSARVDLTVEQFTFEDGTGNAIVRTRRGAVSDARAVLTCLDTVDDEPVGVRVSGVSGTVRACEEKYLGSRPEATEHSDVAFAGADRSAVVRNGCVDVQIGEEFLGATQRDLE, encoded by the coding sequence GTGAATCCGCTGCCGAAACACGTCCGCCAGCGCTGGCGATATTTGGCCGTTGAGCTTGAGGGGTGGCCGGACCTCGCGATCGATCGGCGGACGCTCCAGCGGGAATTGTGGTTCGCCGCACAGAATTTGCTCGGTGACGTTGGCTCGGCCCGGGTCGATCTCACTGTCGAACAGTTCACCTTCGAAGACGGGACGGGCAACGCCATCGTCCGGACGCGCCGCGGGGCGGTCTCGGACGCTCGCGCTGTTTTGACTTGTCTCGATACCGTTGATGACGAGCCAGTTGGCGTCCGCGTCAGCGGCGTCAGCGGCACGGTGCGTGCGTGTGAAGAAAAGTATTTAGGAAGTCGCCCGGAAGCCACCGAGCACAGCGACGTCGCCTTCGCGGGTGCTGACCGCTCCGCCGTCGTCCGGAACGGCTGTGTCGACGTGCAGATCGGCGAGGAGTTCCTCGGGGCGACGCAACGCGATCTCGAGTAA
- a CDS encoding DUF357 domain-containing protein, with the protein MPADLTEKTDRYERLLARALEEATVLAPETTPLGDAATDCLEMARSYLEDGRHFRAEDDLVNALAAFSYGHAWLDAGARIGLFDVPEEGHLFTV; encoded by the coding sequence ATGCCTGCCGATCTCACCGAAAAGACCGACCGCTACGAGCGATTGTTGGCGAGGGCCCTCGAAGAAGCGACGGTGCTGGCGCCCGAGACGACGCCACTCGGCGACGCAGCGACCGACTGCTTGGAGATGGCCCGGTCGTACCTCGAAGACGGCCGCCACTTCCGGGCCGAAGACGACCTGGTCAATGCGCTGGCGGCGTTCTCCTACGGCCACGCCTGGCTCGATGCCGGGGCCCGGATCGGGCTGTTCGACGTTCCCGAAGAGGGACACCTTTTTACCGTGTGA
- a CDS encoding DNA mismatch repair protein: protein MDLEDYWGVGPKTRELLAENLGVEAAIAAIESGDLRTLTEAGLSRGRATRILRRTDGAAMDVLATRDARDVYKSVLDLAAEFAVTQHAADSIRLLTPKASRTEMEAHLETVIEARDAWTGLSESDRERVTEAFEAYDSVEGGDLAGVRAALALKAAGMTTGPFETLADLDTEHLEVGAEALDALSAGGVAEGADERLDDLRSQRGAVEDMAANPERVIEAVREAGVGGGDAFRETFVRHVVEEAGVDVEAVRDATPREAANATDFVAEALRTLATDRQDAVTEREQEVSDQLETTLSAAREEIDRAVAAVDEIALAVSLARFAIAFDLTAPTYVEDRDVIAVENADNLSLLGAEADVQPITYAVGDHTLSVDRARVPPDGDRVAVLTGANSGGKTTLLETLCQVQLLAQMGLPVPAETAEVGIVDVIVFHRRHASFNAGVLESTLRSVVPPLTDEGRTLMLVDEFEAITEPGSAADLLHGLVTLTVDRAALGVFVTHLADDLEPLPQTARTDGIFAEGLTTDLELEVDYQPRFETVGRSTPEFIVSRLVADAEDRTERSGFRTLAEAVGEQAVQRTLSDAEWSA, encoded by the coding sequence ATGGACCTGGAGGACTACTGGGGCGTCGGGCCAAAGACCCGCGAGTTGCTGGCCGAGAACCTCGGCGTCGAGGCCGCCATCGCAGCGATCGAGAGCGGTGACCTCCGAACGCTGACCGAAGCCGGACTGAGCCGCGGGCGGGCGACGCGGATCCTCCGGCGGACTGACGGGGCCGCGATGGACGTACTGGCGACCCGGGACGCTCGGGACGTCTACAAGTCGGTCCTGGATCTGGCCGCCGAGTTCGCCGTCACCCAACACGCAGCCGATAGCATCCGACTACTGACACCGAAAGCCAGCCGGACCGAGATGGAAGCCCACCTCGAAACCGTCATCGAGGCCAGAGACGCCTGGACGGGGCTCTCTGAGAGCGATCGAGAACGCGTCACCGAGGCTTTCGAAGCCTACGACAGCGTCGAGGGCGGCGATCTGGCCGGCGTCCGGGCCGCGCTGGCACTGAAGGCGGCCGGAATGACCACCGGCCCCTTCGAGACGCTCGCTGATCTCGACACAGAGCACCTCGAGGTCGGGGCCGAGGCCCTAGACGCACTGTCGGCGGGCGGGGTCGCCGAGGGCGCCGACGAGCGCCTCGACGACCTCCGGAGCCAGCGTGGGGCGGTCGAGGACATGGCCGCAAACCCCGAACGCGTCATCGAGGCCGTCCGCGAGGCCGGCGTCGGGGGCGGTGATGCCTTCCGCGAGACGTTCGTCCGCCACGTCGTCGAGGAAGCCGGTGTCGACGTCGAGGCGGTCCGGGACGCGACGCCCCGCGAGGCCGCCAACGCGACCGATTTCGTCGCCGAAGCGTTGCGAACCCTCGCCACCGACCGCCAGGACGCCGTGACCGAGCGAGAACAGGAAGTCAGCGACCAGCTGGAGACGACCCTTTCGGCTGCTCGCGAGGAGATCGACCGGGCCGTCGCGGCCGTCGACGAGATCGCACTCGCCGTCTCGCTGGCTCGCTTCGCGATCGCGTTCGACCTCACGGCCCCGACCTACGTCGAGGATCGGGACGTCATCGCCGTCGAGAACGCCGACAACCTGTCGCTACTGGGAGCTGAGGCGGACGTCCAGCCGATCACCTACGCCGTCGGCGATCACACCCTCTCGGTCGATCGGGCACGGGTGCCGCCGGACGGGGACCGCGTTGCCGTCCTGACGGGAGCAAACAGCGGTGGGAAGACGACGCTGCTTGAGACACTCTGTCAAGTCCAGTTGCTCGCCCAGATGGGCCTGCCCGTCCCTGCCGAGACCGCAGAAGTGGGGATCGTCGATGTGATCGTCTTCCACCGCCGGCACGCGAGTTTCAACGCGGGCGTGCTCGAATCGACGCTTCGGTCGGTCGTCCCGCCACTGACCGACGAAGGCCGGACGTTGATGCTCGTCGACGAGTTCGAGGCGATCACCGAACCGGGTAGCGCCGCCGACCTCCTGCACGGTCTGGTGACGTTGACCGTCGATCGGGCAGCCCTTGGCGTGTTCGTCACCCACCTGGCCGACGATCTGGAGCCGTTACCACAGACGGCCCGGACCGACGGGATCTTCGCCGAGGGACTGACGACCGACCTCGAACTGGAAGTCGACTATCAGCCCCGCTTCGAGACCGTTGGCCGCTCGACGCCGGAGTTCATCGTCTCGCGGCTCGTCGCCGACGCCGAGGACCGGACTGAACGCTCCGGGTTCCGGACCCTCGCCGAGGCGGTCGGCGAGCAAGCGGTCCAGCGCACGCTGTCGGACGCCGAGTGGTCCGCCTAA
- a CDS encoding transcription initiation factor IIB family protein gives MSETTTPLYTRDETSERPTEQRERADEETQSEQEHCPECGGSLTSDAERGETVCSECGLVVEEDEIDPGPEWRAFDAKEKDEKSRVGAPTTNMMHDKGLSTNIGWQDKDAYGNSLSSRQREKMQRLRTWNERFRTRDSKERNLKQALGEIDRMASALGLPENVRETASVIYRRALDEDLLPGRSIEGVATASLYAAARQAGVPRSLDEFTRVSRVERMELTRTYRYVVRELNLEIKPADPESYVPRFISDLDLPEEVTNRARDLLSSAREAGVLSGKSPVGLAAASIYAAALLCNERITQSEISEVANISEVTIRNRYKELLESEESLDGL, from the coding sequence ATGAGTGAAACGACGACACCCCTGTACACCCGAGACGAAACGAGTGAGCGACCGACCGAGCAGCGCGAACGAGCTGATGAAGAAACCCAGAGCGAGCAGGAACACTGTCCGGAGTGTGGTGGTTCGTTGACGAGCGACGCCGAACGCGGTGAGACGGTGTGTAGCGAGTGTGGACTGGTCGTCGAGGAAGACGAGATCGACCCCGGCCCGGAGTGGCGCGCTTTCGACGCCAAAGAGAAAGACGAGAAGTCCCGCGTCGGCGCGCCGACGACGAACATGATGCACGATAAGGGCCTCTCGACGAACATCGGCTGGCAGGACAAAGACGCCTACGGCAACTCGCTGTCCAGTCGCCAACGCGAGAAGATGCAGCGCCTCCGGACCTGGAACGAACGCTTCCGCACCAGGGACTCCAAAGAACGCAACCTCAAGCAGGCTCTCGGTGAGATCGACCGGATGGCGAGCGCACTCGGCCTCCCCGAGAACGTCCGCGAGACCGCTTCTGTCATCTATCGCCGGGCCTTGGACGAAGACCTCCTGCCCGGTCGCTCCATCGAAGGTGTCGCTACCGCCTCGCTGTACGCCGCTGCCCGTCAGGCGGGCGTTCCACGGAGTCTCGACGAATTCACGCGGGTCTCTCGGGTCGAACGCATGGAATTGACCCGGACCTACCGATACGTCGTCCGAGAGCTGAATCTAGAGATCAAGCCAGCCGACCCCGAGAGTTACGTCCCCCGGTTCATCTCGGATCTGGACCTTCCCGAGGAAGTGACCAATCGAGCGCGTGATCTGCTCTCCTCGGCGCGGGAAGCCGGTGTCCTCAGCGGAAAGAGCCCCGTCGGACTGGCCGCGGCATCGATCTATGCGGCGGCCTTGCTGTGTAACGAGCGGATCACACAGAGTGAGATCAGCGAGGTCGCAAACATTTCCGAAGTGACGATCCGCAACCGCTACAAGGAACTGCTCGAAAGCGAAGAATCGCTCGACGGCCTCTAA
- a CDS encoding FUN14 domain-containing protein — protein sequence MVLENIDPTQLGAQMGGSAIVGAVIGFAAKKIAKIIAIIIGLELMLFKFLESRGVLSVNWERLTNASANASEQAAQAGQTVIETFVSTAGIGASFAGGFMLGFKKA from the coding sequence ATGGTACTGGAGAATATCGACCCGACGCAATTAGGCGCGCAAATGGGGGGCAGCGCCATCGTCGGTGCCGTAATCGGCTTTGCTGCAAAGAAGATCGCCAAAATCATCGCAATCATCATCGGGCTAGAGTTGATGTTGTTCAAATTCCTCGAATCGCGGGGCGTGCTCTCAGTGAACTGGGAACGCCTCACGAACGCCTCGGCAAACGCCTCCGAACAAGCTGCCCAAGCCGGCCAGACCGTCATCGAGACGTTCGTCTCGACGGCCGGGATCGGCGCGAGTTTCGCCGGTGGCTTCATGCTCGGCTTCAAAAAAGCGTAG
- the amrA gene encoding AmmeMemoRadiSam system protein A: MSPGDAARLDSGTGQRLVEHARAVVTAAATDGSAPAAPDLDVLDEERGVFVTLQLDGQLRGCIGRPRPAQPLSDGLQAAAVGASSDDPRFPPLSADELDAVTVSVSVLTPPVTVSGEVPSSIEIGRDGLIVSKGRQTGLLLPQVAVEQEWSTQQFLAQTARKAGLPEAAWREAETTVKRFSAQVFAEESPNGPVTVDEYTRSAGQSAAGERSTD, from the coding sequence ATGTCACCTGGGGACGCGGCGCGCCTCGACAGCGGGACCGGCCAGCGCCTGGTCGAACATGCCCGGGCAGTCGTGACCGCGGCCGCGACCGACGGATCGGCGCCGGCAGCTCCGGATCTCGACGTCCTCGACGAGGAGCGTGGCGTCTTCGTGACGCTGCAATTGGACGGCCAGTTGCGGGGCTGTATCGGTCGGCCGCGACCGGCACAGCCCCTTTCGGACGGATTGCAGGCTGCAGCCGTCGGCGCATCCAGCGACGATCCGCGATTCCCGCCGCTTTCGGCCGACGAACTCGACGCCGTTACCGTCTCGGTGAGCGTCCTGACGCCACCGGTGACTGTTTCGGGGGAGGTGCCTTCCTCGATCGAGATCGGCCGAGACGGCTTGATCGTCTCGAAGGGGCGACAGACCGGCCTGCTGTTGCCACAGGTCGCGGTCGAGCAGGAGTGGTCGACCCAACAGTTTCTCGCCCAGACAGCCCGGAAAGCCGGCCTTCCAGAGGCTGCCTGGCGGGAAGCCGAGACGACCGTCAAGCGCTTTTCGGCACAGGTCTTCGCCGAGGAGTCACCGAACGGCCCTGTCACCGTCGATGAGTATACGCGCTCGGCAGGCCAGTCGGCCGCAGGCGAGCGGTCGACAGATTGA
- a CDS encoding ribosome assembly factor SBDS → MISLDEAVTARLESHGQRFEVLVDPDAALAIKRDEFDDELEDVIAAEDVFEDASRGDRPPEESLEEVFETTDPLAIIPQVITDGEIQITADQRREMQQRKHRELVQRITRNAVNPQMDDAPHPPDRIESALEEAGFQVDPMEPVENQVEDALEQLRPIIPIRFDEVTVAVQLPADYAGSGQAKIREFGDLEREEWQADGSWVGVVTFPAGLQNDFYELANEVSSGEAETQILKDEDDIKTR, encoded by the coding sequence ATGATATCGCTTGACGAGGCAGTGACGGCTCGACTCGAGTCACATGGCCAGCGCTTCGAGGTACTCGTCGACCCGGACGCGGCCCTGGCTATCAAGCGCGACGAGTTCGACGACGAACTCGAGGACGTCATCGCCGCCGAAGACGTCTTCGAGGATGCCTCGCGTGGCGACCGCCCGCCCGAGGAGTCGCTCGAAGAAGTCTTCGAGACGACCGATCCCCTGGCCATTATCCCACAGGTTATCACAGACGGTGAGATCCAGATTACTGCCGACCAGCGCCGCGAGATGCAACAGCGCAAACACCGGGAACTCGTCCAGCGCATCACCCGCAACGCCGTCAACCCGCAGATGGATGACGCGCCACACCCGCCAGACCGTATCGAGTCCGCCCTCGAAGAGGCAGGCTTCCAGGTCGATCCGATGGAACCAGTCGAAAACCAGGTTGAGGACGCCTTAGAGCAACTACGACCGATCATTCCGATCCGCTTCGACGAGGTTACCGTCGCGGTCCAGCTGCCGGCCGATTACGCGGGCAGCGGCCAAGCGAAGATTCGGGAATTTGGCGACCTCGAACGCGAGGAGTGGCAGGCCGATGGCTCTTGGGTCGGCGTGGTGACCTTCCCGGCGGGGCTGCAAAACGACTTCTACGAACTCGCAAACGAAGTGTCCAGTGGCGAAGCTGAGACACAGATTCTCAAAGACGAGGACGACATCAAGACGCGGTAG
- the psmA gene encoding archaeal proteasome endopeptidase complex subunit alpha produces the protein MQGQSQQQAYDRGITIFSPDGRLYQVEYAREAVKRGTASIGVRTADGVVLAVDKRIRSPLMERSSVEKIHKADDHIGIASAGHVADARQLIDFARRQTQVNQLRYGEAIGVETLTKQVTDHIQQYTQIGGARPFGVALIIAGVSDGEPRLYETDPSGTPYEWKALAIGADRGDIREYLEANYDEEMDLDAGVGLALEAMAAVNDGELAPEGIGVATISVEDAQFSELTDDQKQAHLDDLGLLPAADEAPGDEAEDTDEEATDESDADETDDE, from the coding sequence ATGCAGGGACAATCCCAACAGCAGGCCTACGACCGCGGAATCACGATCTTCTCACCGGACGGTCGCCTCTACCAGGTCGAGTACGCCCGGGAAGCCGTCAAGCGCGGGACGGCGAGCATCGGCGTCAGGACGGCCGATGGCGTCGTCCTCGCCGTCGACAAGCGTATCCGATCACCGTTGATGGAGCGATCCTCCGTCGAGAAAATCCACAAGGCAGACGACCACATCGGCATCGCCTCGGCTGGCCACGTCGCCGACGCCCGCCAGCTCATCGACTTCGCTCGCCGGCAGACACAGGTCAATCAGCTTCGGTACGGCGAAGCGATCGGCGTCGAGACACTCACCAAGCAAGTCACCGATCACATCCAGCAGTACACCCAGATCGGCGGTGCGCGGCCCTTCGGCGTCGCCTTGATCATCGCCGGCGTCAGTGACGGCGAGCCCCGACTGTACGAGACTGATCCGTCCGGGACGCCCTACGAGTGGAAGGCACTCGCGATCGGGGCCGACCGTGGCGATATCCGGGAGTACCTCGAAGCGAACTACGACGAGGAGATGGATCTCGACGCGGGTGTCGGGCTCGCACTCGAAGCGATGGCTGCGGTCAACGACGGCGAACTCGCGCCCGAAGGAATCGGCGTCGCGACGATCAGTGTCGAGGACGCCCAGTTCAGCGAACTCACTGACGACCAGAAACAAGCCCATCTCGACGATCTCGGATTGCTTCCTGCAGCCGACGAGGCCCCAGGCGATGAGGCCGAGGACACAGACGAGGAAGCGACCGACGAGTCGGACGCTGACGAGACCGACGACGAGTAA
- a CDS encoding class I SAM-dependent methyltransferase → MKRSIEDHAARFDKAAATYDSEGSPEYRAAADLVTDHAAPEPNDVVLDLGTGTGAIALALSETAGEVIGRDISEGMLDQASEKATDAGLDNISFGTGRFREPNVPADTAVDIVVSNFAMHHLDDAAKGEAIETIAALGPRRFVLGDVMLFGEADPSEPFYSPEVDDPATVGTLADALTSAGFALSAVERVHDQVGVLVAERAVGDDS, encoded by the coding sequence ATGAAACGCTCCATCGAGGACCACGCCGCCCGCTTCGACAAGGCCGCTGCTACGTACGACAGCGAGGGGAGCCCGGAGTATCGGGCGGCCGCCGATCTCGTGACCGACCACGCCGCACCCGAACCGAACGACGTCGTGCTCGATCTGGGAACTGGCACGGGAGCGATCGCCCTCGCGCTTTCCGAGACGGCCGGCGAGGTAATCGGCCGAGACATCAGCGAGGGGATGCTCGATCAGGCCAGCGAGAAAGCCACCGATGCCGGTCTCGACAACATCTCCTTTGGCACGGGCCGGTTCCGCGAGCCGAACGTGCCGGCCGACACCGCCGTCGATATCGTGGTCTCGAACTTCGCGATGCACCATCTCGACGACGCAGCGAAAGGCGAGGCAATCGAGACGATCGCGGCGCTTGGCCCGCGGCGATTCGTCCTCGGTGACGTCATGTTGTTCGGCGAGGCCGATCCGTCCGAACCCTTTTACTCGCCCGAGGTCGACGACCCGGCGACAGTCGGAACGTTGGCAGATGCCCTGACCTCGGCCGGGTTCGCCCTGTCGGCCGTCGAACGCGTCCACGATCAGGTTGGCGTACTGGTCGCTGAACGGGCGGTGGGGGACGACTCGTGA